One region of Duncaniella freteri genomic DNA includes:
- a CDS encoding glycosyl hydrolase, whose product MRIRSKILILAAALSLNVSALPTLEREFADPSLFDAKPWSFWYWMFGAANEEALKADLQAMKDVGLGGTYLMPIKSVEMAPQYGGKAAQLSPEWWRLVGRSMEIADSLGLKLGMHICDGFALAGGPWVTPEEAMQKVVLSDTCISGGEVRNLLLPQPETNEGFYKDIAVYAVPVKGNAIKERPVVTVGNIAESVPEGKGVNIDAKGTIRSQVPCWIQYEYSVPVTVRSLEVVLKGNGYQANRLKVMASSDGKNFREVKQLVPPRHGWQNTDENNTYTLPETVARYFRFYWTPEGSEPGSEDLDNAKWKPNLKVNDIVLSGEPKINHWEGKSGRVWRVASATSAKEVPESMCVKLGEVIDLTPSFVGGRLSVTLPKGEWRVLRIGHTPNGHTNATGGAGKGLECDKFSKDAVAKQFDNWFGAAFRNVDPALARRVLKYMHIDSWECGSQNWSDNFASEFMKRRGYDLMPYLPLYAGVPMESAEMSEKVLRDIRTTMAELVVDVFYTVFADKAREYDCKFSAECVSPTMVSDGMLHYDKVDFPMGEFWLNSPTHDKPNDMLDAIHGAHIYGKNIVQAEGFTEVRGTWDESPATLKALLDRNYALGINRMFYHVNAHNPFMDKKPGMTLDGIGLFFQRDNTWYHDGGKALTDYMRRCQALLQYGHPVVDIAVFTGEEMPRRAVLPDRIVSSLPGIFGAERVESERQRLANVGQPLRTVPVGVTHSANMADPEKWINPLRGYSYDSMNKDALLRLARVENGRLVLPGGASYKVLVLPMPDRLLTDTPLSDEVKKKVIDMICDGVVVPDVPYIKDDFSEYGLSRDIEVPENIAWTHRRNDQDNVDLYFISNQESVSRDFKASFRVDGRIPELWNPMTGAIDKNLSWNSADGRTMVNISLAPAESAFIVFRTPTTETSGVAPVSVESVFDLKPGKWRVRFDTTGKEIRSKELFDWTSSDDNSVRYYSGSAQYTTTFKSPSYSDGSRVLLNLNGLHDVATVYVNGKDCGIVWTDPYRVDITDALRKGKNELVIKVTNTWANAILGADEGKAPFEGIWTNGKYRRADKELIPAGLTGPLTLTIRTVK is encoded by the coding sequence ATGAGAATACGTAGCAAGATATTGATATTGGCGGCAGCATTATCCCTCAATGTGTCGGCATTGCCGACACTTGAGAGGGAGTTTGCCGATCCCTCATTATTTGATGCCAAACCCTGGTCGTTCTGGTACTGGATGTTCGGAGCTGCCAATGAAGAAGCCTTGAAGGCTGATCTTCAGGCAATGAAGGATGTAGGTCTCGGAGGCACCTATCTGATGCCGATAAAATCGGTCGAGATGGCACCTCAGTACGGAGGAAAGGCTGCACAGCTCTCTCCGGAGTGGTGGAGGCTCGTGGGTAGAAGCATGGAGATAGCCGACAGCCTCGGGCTTAAGCTCGGTATGCACATATGTGACGGATTTGCTCTTGCCGGAGGTCCTTGGGTCACCCCTGAGGAGGCTATGCAGAAGGTGGTATTATCCGATACATGTATTTCGGGAGGTGAGGTCCGTAATCTGTTATTGCCTCAGCCTGAGACCAATGAGGGATTTTATAAGGATATCGCGGTATATGCTGTGCCTGTAAAGGGCAATGCCATAAAGGAAAGGCCTGTGGTGACAGTCGGCAATATCGCGGAGTCTGTGCCTGAAGGCAAGGGTGTAAACATTGATGCCAAGGGCACTATACGGTCGCAGGTCCCCTGCTGGATTCAGTATGAATATTCCGTACCTGTCACTGTCCGCAGTCTTGAGGTAGTACTGAAAGGCAATGGCTACCAGGCTAACCGCTTGAAAGTGATGGCGAGCAGCGACGGTAAGAATTTCCGAGAGGTCAAGCAGCTTGTGCCTCCGCGCCACGGATGGCAGAATACCGATGAGAACAATACCTATACCCTTCCTGAGACTGTGGCTCGGTATTTTCGGTTCTATTGGACCCCTGAGGGGAGCGAACCGGGCAGCGAGGACCTTGACAATGCCAAATGGAAACCTAATCTTAAGGTAAATGATATAGTTCTGAGCGGAGAACCTAAGATCAATCATTGGGAAGGCAAGTCGGGTCGTGTGTGGCGTGTGGCTTCTGCCACCTCCGCAAAAGAGGTGCCCGAATCGATGTGTGTCAAGCTTGGCGAAGTGATCGACCTGACCCCGTCTTTCGTCGGAGGCAGGCTTTCGGTGACACTTCCCAAAGGTGAATGGCGTGTGTTGCGCATAGGCCATACCCCCAACGGTCATACCAATGCCACAGGCGGTGCCGGCAAGGGATTGGAATGTGACAAGTTCAGCAAGGATGCAGTCGCCAAGCAATTTGACAACTGGTTTGGAGCTGCGTTCAGAAACGTAGATCCCGCATTGGCTCGCCGTGTGTTAAAGTACATGCATATCGACAGCTGGGAATGCGGAAGCCAGAACTGGAGTGACAATTTTGCTTCCGAATTCATGAAACGTCGCGGATATGATCTCATGCCGTATCTGCCGCTTTATGCAGGTGTGCCCATGGAGAGTGCCGAGATGTCCGAGAAAGTGCTTCGGGATATCCGCACCACTATGGCTGAGCTTGTAGTGGATGTGTTCTACACAGTGTTCGCCGACAAGGCTCGTGAATATGACTGCAAATTCTCTGCTGAATGTGTTTCGCCTACCATGGTGAGCGACGGTATGCTTCATTATGATAAGGTGGATTTTCCGATGGGGGAATTCTGGCTCAACAGCCCTACCCACGACAAGCCGAATGATATGCTTGATGCGATACACGGTGCTCACATTTACGGCAAGAATATAGTTCAGGCCGAAGGGTTTACCGAGGTGCGTGGCACATGGGACGAATCTCCTGCCACACTGAAAGCTCTTCTTGACCGCAATTACGCGCTCGGTATAAACAGGATGTTCTATCATGTGAACGCCCACAATCCGTTTATGGATAAGAAACCGGGAATGACTCTCGATGGCATAGGTCTGTTCTTCCAGCGTGACAACACATGGTATCATGACGGAGGCAAGGCTCTTACCGATTATATGCGCCGTTGTCAGGCTCTGCTGCAATATGGTCATCCGGTGGTGGATATCGCAGTGTTCACCGGAGAGGAGATGCCGCGTCGCGCTGTGTTGCCTGACCGCATAGTGTCATCTCTCCCAGGTATATTCGGTGCCGAGAGGGTTGAGTCGGAGCGTCAGCGACTTGCCAATGTCGGACAGCCGTTGCGCACTGTGCCTGTGGGAGTTACTCATTCGGCGAATATGGCCGACCCTGAGAAATGGATTAATCCTCTGCGTGGCTACAGTTATGATTCCATGAATAAGGATGCTCTTCTGCGTCTTGCGCGGGTCGAGAATGGTCGTCTGGTGCTTCCGGGTGGGGCGTCTTATAAGGTGCTTGTCCTTCCGATGCCTGACAGATTGCTCACAGATACACCTCTTAGTGATGAGGTGAAGAAGAAGGTGATTGACATGATATGTGACGGCGTTGTGGTGCCTGATGTGCCTTATATTAAGGACGATTTCTCTGAATACGGACTGTCTCGCGATATAGAGGTCCCGGAGAATATAGCATGGACCCATCGCCGTAACGATCAGGACAATGTTGACCTGTATTTTATTTCCAATCAGGAGTCTGTTTCTCGTGATTTCAAGGCATCTTTCCGTGTGGATGGTCGTATCCCCGAACTTTGGAATCCGATGACAGGAGCCATCGACAAGAATCTTAGCTGGAATTCTGCCGATGGGCGTACCATGGTCAATATCAGTCTTGCTCCTGCCGAGTCAGCGTTCATCGTGTTCCGCACACCAACAACCGAAACCTCCGGTGTGGCCCCTGTGTCGGTTGAATCGGTCTTTGATCTTAAGCCCGGCAAATGGCGTGTGAGATTCGACACCACAGGTAAGGAGATAAGGAGCAAGGAATTGTTTGACTGGACTTCATCCGATGACAATAGTGTGAGATATTATTCCGGTTCCGCTCAGTATACCACCACATTCAAGTCGCCCAGCTACAGCGATGGCAGCCGTGTATTGCTCAATCTGAACGGATTGCATGATGTTGCCACGGTGTATGTCAACGGTAAGGACTGTGGCATTGTGTGGACCGATCCTTACAGGGTCGACATAACGGACGCTCTAAGAAAGGGTAAGAATGAGCTTGTCATAAAGGTGACCAACACTTGGGCTAACGCCATTCTTGGTGCCGATGAAGGTAAAGCTCCCTTTGAGGGCATATGGACCAACGGTAAATACCGTAGAGCCGACAAGGAGCTTATTCCTGCCGGCCTGACAGGCCCTCTAACATTGACTATAAGAACAGTAAAATAA
- a CDS encoding sialate O-acetylesterase: MAVLAFAMDAEVRMPAFFSDNMVLQRDTDVRLWGEAKPNTTVRITAGWNLQDYRTNSGKDGKWSISIPTTHAGGPYTLTVSDGTPLTFNNVMLGEVWLCSGQSNMEMPMKGFKNQPVDGANMAVLGSRNPNLRLFTVKRNSSTAPVDDVTGKWSEASPAAVRNFSATAYFFGRLIQDYLDVPVGLVVAAWGGSACEAWMSDDMLKAFPEASANIPPVDGEIKSKNRTPSVLFKGMLNPLIGMSMRGVIWYQGEDNWNRAHSYTDMFSTMIKGWRELWGQGEFPFYYCQIAPYDYSIITEPGKEIINSAYLREAQMNAEKIVPNTGMAVLMDAGWAEGIHPSDKRTPGERLALLALGKTYGVEGIGCESPVYKSMEIKGDTVIVSFDRAPEWIAGKHSFESTQFKLAGEDRVFHPAKAWISRSKVMVRSEKVPHPVAVRYAFENASEGDLFSTDGLPVSSFRSDNWPDDRPVKK, from the coding sequence ATGGCGGTACTCGCTTTTGCTATGGATGCCGAGGTCAGGATGCCTGCTTTTTTCTCTGATAACATGGTGCTTCAGCGCGATACGGATGTACGTCTTTGGGGTGAGGCAAAGCCTAATACTACAGTCAGAATAACAGCCGGCTGGAATTTACAGGACTATAGGACCAATTCCGGCAAGGACGGCAAATGGAGCATTTCGATTCCCACCACACATGCTGGAGGACCTTACACTCTGACTGTCAGCGATGGCACTCCGCTTACATTCAACAATGTGATGCTCGGTGAGGTGTGGCTATGTTCCGGGCAGAGCAATATGGAGATGCCGATGAAGGGGTTCAAGAATCAGCCGGTCGATGGTGCTAATATGGCAGTGCTTGGGAGCCGTAACCCTAACCTCAGGCTGTTCACAGTAAAGCGTAATTCATCGACGGCTCCTGTGGATGATGTCACCGGCAAGTGGTCGGAGGCTTCTCCTGCGGCAGTGCGCAATTTCAGTGCCACAGCCTACTTTTTCGGTCGTCTCATTCAGGACTATCTTGATGTTCCGGTAGGACTTGTCGTAGCCGCATGGGGTGGATCTGCATGCGAGGCATGGATGAGCGATGATATGCTTAAGGCTTTCCCTGAGGCTTCAGCCAATATACCTCCTGTAGATGGTGAGATCAAGTCCAAGAACCGCACTCCGAGTGTCCTTTTCAAAGGGATGCTCAACCCTCTCATCGGCATGTCTATGCGCGGTGTGATATGGTATCAGGGGGAGGACAACTGGAACCGTGCACATTCCTACACCGATATGTTCTCGACCATGATCAAAGGTTGGCGTGAACTGTGGGGGCAAGGTGAATTTCCGTTCTATTATTGCCAGATCGCTCCATACGACTATTCTATAATCACAGAGCCTGGAAAGGAGATTATTAATTCCGCCTACTTGCGTGAGGCGCAGATGAATGCCGAGAAGATTGTGCCTAACACCGGAATGGCTGTCCTGATGGATGCCGGATGGGCAGAGGGTATACACCCTTCGGACAAACGCACGCCTGGAGAGCGTCTTGCCCTTCTTGCTCTCGGAAAGACCTATGGAGTGGAAGGTATCGGTTGTGAAAGCCCTGTGTATAAATCAATGGAGATAAAGGGCGACACCGTGATTGTGAGCTTCGACCGTGCCCCTGAATGGATTGCCGGAAAGCACAGCTTTGAGTCTACCCAGTTCAAACTTGCCGGCGAGGACCGTGTGTTCCATCCTGCAAAGGCTTGGATATCTCGTAGCAAGGTGATGGTCAGGAGTGAAAAGGTGCCTCATCCGGTGGCAGTGCGCTATGCGTTCGAGAATGCCTCAGAGGGTGACCTGTTCAGCACCGACGGATTGCCTGTGTCATCATTCCGTTCCGATAACTGGCCCGACGATCGACCTGTCAAGAAATAA
- a CDS encoding DUF5703 domain-containing protein, giving the protein MKNLSLIAFALLFAVSAAADIPADYVWDSMSRDSSQSMPVGGGDIGLNVWAEDGDVLFYMCRSGAYDENGALLKQGRVRIHIPGSHVKPFSQRLRLVDGYCELALGDSKVVIWADVYRPVVHVEIEGRKAVKPRVSYENWRYADRPYRKGEGQQGSWKWTSPKKNVRTSRDSIFPGQCDVTFFHHNPDSTVFDVTVAREGMDSVKHKLWNPLSRLASGGRLRGDNLRYVGTSDGVYDGTDYRSWNFESVRPSKKHHFSVALHICRADKMAEWKAGVDSVERTVDLRHNRDASRKWWNGYWERSYISAPVSADTVVARMARNYTLFRYMLGCNAFGKEPTKFNGGLFTFDPSYVDGSQAFTPDYRKWCGTTMTAQNQRLVYWHMLKSGDFDMMKPQFDFYKRMLGNAEMRSQVYWNHPGGCFTEQIEIFGLPNMMEYGTKRPSWSDPGVEYNAWLEYEWDTVLEFCEMMLESERYAGTDISEYRPLIESSLTFFDEHYRYLASRRGSKELDGDGKLILFPGSACETYKMTNNASSTVAALRRVTGDYIRYLESQGDTAVSRWETILGRIPEIPHRIVEGREMIAPARTWERINNVETPQLYPVWPWRFYGAVISDSTDLSIARNTYLHDPDALEFRSTKGWKQDNIWAACLGLTDEAFTLNSRKWADGSHRFPAFFGPGYDWTPDHNWGGSGMIGFQEMLIQTSGDSIYLFPAWPLDRDISFRLHAPGRTVVEAELRGGKVVDLKVTPSSRLKDIVLPASLR; this is encoded by the coding sequence ATGAAGAATTTGTCACTGATAGCGTTTGCGCTATTATTTGCCGTATCTGCTGCTGCCGATATCCCTGCCGATTATGTGTGGGACAGCATGAGCCGTGATTCCTCACAGTCTATGCCTGTGGGTGGAGGCGACATCGGTCTTAATGTATGGGCTGAGGATGGTGACGTGCTTTTTTACATGTGCCGTAGCGGTGCTTACGATGAGAATGGTGCTCTCCTTAAGCAAGGGCGAGTGAGGATTCACATTCCGGGGAGCCATGTCAAGCCGTTTTCGCAGCGTCTCAGGCTTGTGGACGGATATTGCGAGCTGGCTCTCGGTGACAGCAAGGTGGTGATATGGGCCGATGTGTACCGTCCGGTAGTCCATGTCGAGATTGAAGGCCGAAAGGCTGTGAAGCCGCGTGTGAGTTACGAGAACTGGCGGTATGCCGACCGTCCTTACCGTAAGGGGGAGGGGCAGCAGGGCTCTTGGAAATGGACCTCGCCTAAGAAAAATGTCAGGACCTCACGTGATTCGATATTTCCGGGTCAGTGTGATGTGACATTCTTCCATCATAACCCCGACTCTACTGTTTTTGATGTGACTGTGGCTCGTGAAGGGATGGATTCTGTGAAGCATAAGCTGTGGAATCCTCTGTCACGGCTTGCGTCCGGAGGAAGGCTCCGTGGTGACAATCTAAGGTATGTGGGGACCTCCGATGGTGTATATGACGGCACGGATTACCGTTCCTGGAACTTTGAGAGTGTACGTCCGTCTAAAAAGCATCATTTCTCTGTGGCTCTGCACATCTGTCGTGCCGATAAAATGGCTGAATGGAAAGCTGGTGTAGACAGTGTGGAGCGCACTGTGGATCTGAGGCACAACCGCGATGCTTCCCGCAAATGGTGGAATGGATATTGGGAGCGCAGCTACATTTCCGCACCGGTCTCAGCCGACACGGTTGTGGCTCGTATGGCTCGTAATTACACCCTTTTCCGCTATATGCTCGGGTGTAATGCCTTTGGCAAGGAGCCTACCAAGTTCAATGGAGGTCTATTCACTTTTGATCCGTCATATGTCGATGGATCTCAGGCATTCACACCTGACTATCGCAAATGGTGCGGTACCACAATGACCGCCCAGAATCAGCGTCTTGTATACTGGCATATGCTAAAGAGTGGGGATTTCGATATGATGAAGCCTCAGTTCGATTTCTACAAGCGTATGCTTGGCAATGCCGAGATGCGTTCGCAAGTCTATTGGAATCATCCCGGAGGATGCTTTACAGAGCAGATAGAGATATTCGGGCTGCCTAATATGATGGAGTATGGGACCAAACGTCCGTCATGGTCCGATCCGGGTGTCGAATACAATGCCTGGCTGGAGTATGAATGGGATACCGTACTCGAATTCTGCGAGATGATGCTTGAGAGTGAGCGTTATGCCGGAACTGATATTTCGGAATACCGTCCGCTTATAGAGAGTTCTCTGACCTTCTTTGACGAGCATTACAGGTATCTTGCCTCGCGTCGTGGCAGCAAGGAGCTTGATGGAGACGGAAAATTGATTCTCTTTCCAGGTTCGGCATGTGAGACCTACAAGATGACTAACAACGCATCCTCCACTGTTGCTGCCTTACGGCGTGTGACAGGCGATTATATCAGGTACCTTGAGTCACAGGGCGACACCGCTGTGTCACGTTGGGAAACCATTCTTGGCAGGATTCCTGAGATACCTCACCGTATTGTGGAAGGGCGCGAGATGATAGCTCCCGCCAGAACATGGGAGCGCATCAACAATGTAGAGACTCCTCAGCTTTATCCGGTATGGCCATGGCGTTTCTATGGTGCTGTGATTAGTGACAGCACAGACCTTTCGATAGCCCGCAACACATATCTACATGATCCTGATGCTTTGGAATTCCGCTCCACTAAAGGATGGAAGCAGGACAATATATGGGCGGCGTGTCTCGGTCTGACTGACGAGGCATTCACCCTGAACTCCCGGAAGTGGGCTGACGGATCTCACCGTTTCCCGGCATTCTTCGGACCTGGTTACGACTGGACGCCCGACCATAACTGGGGAGGTAGCGGTATGATAGGTTTTCAGGAGATGCTTATTCAGACATCCGGCGACAGTATATACTTGTTTCCGGCATGGCCTCTCGACCGGGATATAAGTTTCCGCCTGCATGCTCCTGGCAGGACTGTGGTAGAGGCTGAGTTGCGTGGGGGCAAGGTTGTGGATCTAAAGGTCACCCCCTCCTCGCGTCTTAAGGACATTGTGCTTCCCGCATCTCTGCGGTAA
- a CDS encoding glycoside hydrolase family 2 protein, producing the protein MNKLAVILSFLLVPVAVSAAKPDAPVTPQEISVAGFMPLGDSGRQIYDFNSGWRFHLGDVTDGGAVALDDSAWEVVSTPHSVQLMPAEASGCRNYQGVAWYRKHFIVPEETAGKDVALHFEGIMGKQKIYVNGKEVKEHLGGYLPVTVSLTESGVKPGEECVVAVMADNSDDKDFPPGKKQHSLDFAYHGGIYRDVWMIAKSPVSITDAIEADRVAGGGVFVHFDNVSGKGADVNVSTDVANNGTATRKVTVETSLIDPKGRLVRKVSSPVSVKSGETRTVAQSIHVKNPELWSPDSPSLYRVESRIKDGKSSIDGGVTRVGIRTFEFDGDKGFILNGKPFGQLVGANRHQDFAYVGNALPNSQQWRDAKRLRDAGCRIIRVAHYPQDPSFMDACDELGMFVIVATPGWQYWNKDPKFAEYVHQNTREIIRRDRNHPCVLMWEPILNETRYPENFSLEALQITKDEYPYPGRPIAAADVHSAGVKENYDLVYGWPGDDEKADAPRQNIFTREWGENVDDWYAHNNDNRASRSWGERPMKVQALSLAKTYDGLYHTTGKFIGGAQWHPFDHQRGYHPDPYWGGIYDAFRQPKYAYHMFRSQTAHDLDHPVAESGPMVYIMHEMSQFSDPDVVVFSNCDSVRLSIYDGARSWTLPVRHEAGHMPSAPVVFKNVWDFWEARDYSYTNKNWQAVNMVAEGIVDGKVVATQRKMPSRRSTKLRLYTDWNGKPLVADGSDFIVVVAEVTDDNGNVRRLAKENIVFTVEGEGEIIGDASIHANPRPVEWGSAPVLIRSTRTPGKIRISARVEFPGTHAPTPAEIEIESVPAPFKAVYRDEKKIGSASGAGRVNTAGSSLSEDEKRRILEEVDLQQQEFGIQK; encoded by the coding sequence ATGAATAAACTTGCTGTAATCCTTTCATTCCTGTTGGTGCCGGTTGCAGTCTCGGCTGCTAAGCCTGACGCTCCGGTGACTCCGCAGGAGATTTCGGTTGCCGGTTTCATGCCGCTTGGTGATTCCGGCCGTCAGATATATGATTTTAATTCAGGATGGCGTTTCCATCTCGGTGATGTGACCGATGGCGGGGCGGTAGCTTTGGATGACTCCGCTTGGGAAGTGGTATCGACACCTCATTCCGTGCAGCTTATGCCCGCAGAGGCGAGCGGTTGCCGTAATTATCAGGGGGTGGCTTGGTATCGCAAGCACTTCATCGTGCCTGAGGAGACCGCCGGCAAGGATGTCGCTCTCCATTTTGAGGGGATTATGGGTAAGCAGAAGATATATGTCAACGGCAAGGAGGTCAAGGAGCATCTTGGCGGCTACCTGCCTGTTACGGTCTCTCTTACCGAATCCGGAGTGAAGCCTGGCGAGGAGTGTGTGGTGGCTGTCATGGCTGACAATAGCGATGACAAAGACTTCCCTCCCGGCAAGAAGCAGCATTCACTCGATTTTGCCTATCATGGCGGCATATACCGTGATGTGTGGATGATAGCCAAGTCTCCTGTCTCGATTACTGATGCCATAGAGGCTGACAGGGTTGCAGGTGGTGGAGTGTTCGTGCATTTCGACAATGTTTCCGGCAAGGGTGCCGATGTCAATGTCAGCACCGATGTTGCCAATAATGGTACTGCCACACGCAAGGTCACAGTCGAGACCTCCCTTATAGACCCTAAGGGACGTTTGGTGCGCAAGGTGAGCAGTCCTGTATCTGTCAAGTCTGGGGAGACTCGTACGGTTGCCCAGAGCATACATGTGAAGAACCCCGAGCTTTGGTCGCCTGACTCCCCTTCATTGTATCGTGTGGAGTCGCGCATTAAGGATGGCAAGTCTTCCATAGATGGAGGCGTGACCCGCGTGGGAATACGTACATTTGAGTTTGACGGCGATAAAGGTTTTATACTTAACGGCAAGCCTTTCGGTCAGCTTGTCGGTGCAAACCGTCATCAGGATTTCGCTTACGTTGGCAACGCTCTCCCTAATTCTCAGCAGTGGCGTGATGCCAAGCGTCTGCGTGATGCCGGATGCCGTATAATACGTGTTGCCCACTATCCGCAGGACCCGTCATTCATGGACGCTTGCGATGAGTTAGGTATGTTTGTGATTGTTGCGACTCCCGGATGGCAGTATTGGAACAAGGACCCTAAGTTTGCCGAATACGTTCATCAGAATACGCGTGAGATAATCCGTCGTGATCGAAATCATCCATGTGTCCTGATGTGGGAACCGATTCTCAACGAGACCCGCTATCCTGAAAACTTCTCGCTTGAGGCTCTTCAGATCACTAAGGATGAGTATCCTTATCCCGGTCGGCCAATTGCTGCCGCAGATGTCCATTCGGCAGGAGTGAAGGAGAATTATGACCTTGTATACGGCTGGCCCGGCGATGATGAGAAAGCCGATGCCCCGCGTCAGAATATTTTTACACGCGAATGGGGTGAGAATGTCGATGACTGGTACGCCCATAACAATGACAACCGTGCTTCGCGAAGTTGGGGTGAGCGTCCTATGAAGGTTCAGGCTCTCTCCCTTGCAAAGACCTATGACGGATTGTATCATACCACAGGAAAATTTATCGGCGGAGCCCAGTGGCATCCTTTTGACCATCAGCGCGGCTATCATCCCGATCCGTATTGGGGCGGTATATACGATGCGTTCCGCCAGCCCAAGTATGCCTATCATATGTTCAGAAGCCAGACTGCCCACGATCTGGATCATCCTGTGGCTGAATCCGGACCTATGGTATACATAATGCATGAGATGTCACAGTTCTCGGATCCTGACGTGGTAGTGTTCAGCAATTGTGATTCGGTGCGTCTGTCAATTTATGACGGTGCTCGTTCGTGGACCCTTCCGGTCAGGCACGAGGCGGGACACATGCCGTCGGCTCCTGTGGTGTTCAAGAATGTGTGGGATTTTTGGGAGGCACGTGACTACAGCTATACAAATAAAAATTGGCAGGCTGTGAATATGGTAGCCGAAGGCATAGTTGACGGTAAGGTGGTGGCTACACAGCGCAAGATGCCTTCACGTCGTTCAACCAAGCTGCGTCTTTACACCGACTGGAATGGAAAGCCGCTTGTTGCTGACGGTTCCGATTTCATAGTTGTGGTGGCTGAGGTCACTGACGACAACGGAAATGTGCGCCGTCTGGCAAAGGAGAACATCGTGTTCACCGTTGAGGGTGAAGGTGAGATCATAGGAGATGCATCGATCCATGCCAATCCTCGTCCTGTGGAGTGGGGTTCGGCTCCGGTGCTCATACGTTCGACCCGCACTCCCGGAAAGATAAGGATATCAGCTCGTGTCGAGTTCCCGGGCACACATGCCCCGACACCGGCTGAGATTGAGATCGAGAGTGTGCCTGCTCCTTTTAAGGCTGTCTATAGGGATGAAAAAAAGATCGGTTCTGCATCAGGGGCTGGTAGGGTGAACACTGCCGGATCAAGTCTGTCGGAGGATGAGAAACGGCGCATTCTTGAAGAGGTCGATCTCCAGCAGCAGGAATTCGGAATACAGAAGTAA